The Phycisphaerales bacterium genome includes a region encoding these proteins:
- a CDS encoding aspartate kinase, with the protein MAILVQKFGGTSVSDAARIHRAARRALRAMLAGRQVVMVVSAMGHTTDHLLELAQQVSRRPPQRELDMLLSTGEQVSIALVAMAIHEAGYEAVSLTGAQVGLLTDSAHTAARIRSIDTQRIRRVLDDGKVAIVAGFQGVDADYNITTLGRGGSDTTAVALAVALRAELCEIYTDVDGIYTTDPRLVPAARKLDVISYDEMLEMASLGAGVMHGRSIELGMKFDMPIHVRSSFTDNPGTVIMKATAGMEDVVVRGATLKRDIVRVTLAGLPNEPGLTAAIFDEVAARGLFVDDIVQTIAGAEQRATLGFTVAGHDFGEVQAVAELLSQRFAPAACGVSDRLARVSIIGVGMRSHRGVAARMFRALADAGINIENISTSEIVVSVLVRAAEGERALQVVHAAFELERAE; encoded by the coding sequence ATGGCCATCCTGGTGCAGAAGTTCGGCGGCACGAGCGTGTCGGATGCGGCGCGGATTCACCGCGCGGCCCGGCGGGCGCTGCGCGCCATGCTCGCCGGCCGGCAGGTCGTGATGGTGGTGTCGGCGATGGGCCACACGACCGACCACCTGCTGGAGCTGGCGCAGCAGGTTTCGCGGCGGCCGCCGCAGCGCGAGCTGGATATGCTGCTTTCGACCGGTGAACAGGTCAGTATCGCGCTGGTGGCCATGGCGATTCATGAGGCGGGCTACGAAGCGGTCAGTCTGACCGGGGCGCAGGTCGGCCTGCTCACCGACAGTGCCCACACGGCCGCCCGCATCCGCTCGATCGACACGCAGCGCATCCGGCGCGTGCTCGATGACGGCAAGGTTGCGATCGTGGCCGGCTTTCAGGGTGTGGATGCGGACTACAACATCACGACGCTCGGCCGCGGCGGCAGTGACACGACGGCCGTGGCACTCGCGGTGGCGTTACGGGCAGAGTTGTGCGAGATTTACACAGATGTGGACGGCATCTACACCACCGATCCGCGCTTGGTGCCGGCAGCGCGGAAGCTGGACGTGATCAGCTATGATGAGATGCTCGAAATGGCGAGTCTGGGGGCGGGCGTCATGCACGGGCGGTCGATCGAGCTGGGCATGAAGTTCGACATGCCGATCCACGTGCGCAGCAGTTTCACCGACAACCCGGGAACGGTCATCATGAAAGCAACGGCAGGAATGGAAGACGTCGTCGTCCGCGGGGCGACGCTGAAGCGCGACATCGTGCGAGTTACGCTGGCGGGCCTGCCGAACGAGCCGGGCCTCACGGCGGCGATCTTTGACGAAGTCGCCGCGCGCGGCCTGTTCGTGGATGACATCGTGCAGACGATTGCCGGTGCGGAGCAGCGTGCCACACTCGGCTTCACGGTCGCAGGACACGATTTCGGCGAGGTTCAGGCCGTGGCCGAGCTGCTGAGTCAACGCTTTGCCCCGGCGGCGTGCGGGGTAAGCGATCGGTTGGCGCGGGTGAGCATCATCGGCGTGGGGATGCGATCCCACCGCGGTGTGGCGGCGCGCATGTTCCGGGCACTGGCCGACGCAGGCATCAACATCGAGAACATCTCGACGAGCGAGATCGTCGTGAGCGTGCTGGTGCGAGCGGCGGAGGGCGAGCGCGCCCTGCAGGTCGTGCATGCGGCTTTTGAGTTGGAGCGGGCGGAGTGA
- a CDS encoding TIGR03960 family B12-binding radical SAM protein, with product MSSRTLAERVRDELLPFVRQPAQYLGGEVNQLVQPGQWEAAALRVALAFPDLYAVGMSHLGLQILYGAANAVPGVCAERVFAPAPDAEALLRRSGLPLFTWDTRQAVGSADLLAFSLQTELAFTSVLNLLDLAGVPVRAAERDDTHPLVLAGGPQADNPEPLAEFLDLVIVGDGEVALPALLTALREMKAGGLPRRACIAALAERFPWVYAPGLYAAEYHADGTLATLRPTRPGLPERIERCIAPDLEALPYPRRPLVPWTPLVHERLAIEIMRGCPNLCRFCHAGYTKRPVRWRSVENIVALAEEGWAATGFDELGLLSLSTSDYPELVRLAEALNARFAGRMVNLSFPSLRVDQTLALIPALGSSVRRGALTLAVEAAAPELRAALRKEVAKHDLLAGVRAAYAAGWNRIKLYFMAGFPGERPEDLDGIFDLSYAVSYARREVGKPPAAVTSAVGWLVPKPFTPLQWAPQPPREYFFTVIKRVRERAQQRRSAVRLRFAEVDQAVLEGVLARGDRRLGAAVAGAWRRGARLEGWRENFDLSRWRAAWQEAGLDPVFYAERERGAHELLPWAHIGNRLGPELLAHGWQDYVAARGVAKLCGG from the coding sequence ATGAGCAGCCGAACCCTGGCGGAACGGGTGCGCGACGAACTGCTGCCTTTCGTCCGCCAGCCGGCGCAGTACCTCGGCGGCGAGGTGAACCAGCTTGTGCAGCCGGGCCAGTGGGAGGCGGCCGCGCTGCGCGTCGCGCTGGCGTTTCCGGATCTGTACGCCGTGGGGATGTCGCATCTTGGTCTGCAGATCCTCTATGGGGCTGCGAACGCGGTGCCGGGGGTGTGTGCTGAACGGGTGTTCGCGCCGGCACCGGATGCGGAGGCGCTGCTGCGGCGCAGCGGGTTGCCGCTCTTCACCTGGGACACCCGCCAGGCCGTGGGCAGCGCGGATCTCTTGGCGTTCTCGCTCCAGACGGAACTCGCCTTTACATCGGTGCTGAACCTGCTGGATTTGGCGGGTGTGCCGGTGCGGGCGGCCGAACGTGACGACACGCACCCGCTGGTGCTTGCGGGCGGGCCACAGGCCGACAACCCAGAGCCGCTGGCGGAGTTTCTCGACCTCGTGATTGTCGGTGATGGCGAGGTGGCCCTGCCCGCTTTGTTGACGGCGCTCCGGGAGATGAAGGCCGGTGGTCTGCCGCGTCGGGCGTGCATCGCGGCGCTCGCCGAGCGCTTCCCATGGGTCTACGCCCCCGGTCTGTACGCGGCCGAGTACCACGCCGACGGCACACTGGCCACCCTGCGGCCGACCCGTCCCGGCCTGCCGGAGCGGATTGAACGCTGTATCGCGCCGGATCTCGAAGCGCTGCCGTATCCGCGCCGGCCGCTGGTGCCGTGGACACCCCTCGTGCACGAACGCCTTGCGATCGAGATCATGCGCGGGTGTCCCAACCTCTGCCGCTTCTGCCATGCGGGCTACACGAAGCGACCGGTGCGCTGGCGCTCGGTGGAAAACATCGTGGCGCTCGCCGAAGAGGGTTGGGCCGCGACGGGTTTCGACGAGCTGGGGCTGCTTTCGCTCTCGACGTCGGACTACCCGGAGCTGGTGCGCCTGGCGGAGGCACTCAATGCCCGCTTCGCCGGCCGCATGGTGAATCTCAGCTTCCCTTCCCTGCGGGTCGACCAGACGCTGGCACTGATTCCCGCACTGGGTAGCAGCGTGCGGCGGGGGGCGTTGACGCTGGCCGTCGAGGCGGCGGCGCCCGAGCTGCGGGCCGCCTTGCGGAAGGAGGTCGCGAAGCACGATCTGCTCGCGGGGGTGCGCGCGGCGTACGCGGCCGGATGGAACCGCATCAAACTGTATTTCATGGCGGGCTTTCCCGGAGAGCGGCCGGAAGACCTCGACGGCATTTTCGACCTGAGCTATGCGGTGAGCTACGCGCGGCGCGAGGTGGGCAAGCCGCCGGCGGCGGTCACGTCCGCGGTCGGGTGGCTGGTGCCGAAGCCGTTTACCCCGTTGCAGTGGGCGCCGCAGCCGCCACGGGAGTACTTCTTCACGGTCATCAAACGGGTACGGGAACGTGCGCAGCAGCGCCGTTCGGCCGTGCGGTTGCGGTTTGCGGAGGTGGATCAGGCGGTGCTGGAGGGCGTGTTGGCGCGCGGTGATCGGCGGCTGGGTGCGGCTGTCGCGGGGGCGTGGCGGCGTGGTGCGCGGCTGGAGGGCTGGCGCGAGAATTTCGACCTGAGCCGGTGGCGGGCGGCGTGGCAGGAAGCCGGACTGGATCCGGTCTTCTATGCCGAGCGTGAGCGGGGCGCACATGAACTGCTGCCGTGGGCGCACATCGGAAACCGGCTCGGACCGGAGCTGCTGGCCCACGGTTGGCAGGACTACGTCGCTGCGCGTGGTGTCGCCAAGCTGTGTGGAGGGTAG
- a CDS encoding ABC transporter permease subunit, whose translation MMPLSKPAAERLHKVTLTGVLILGAIPIALPFLWLVLSSLKTADTVLSENPEWLPIQQRYEVGATTIDGAAQPVTIVDRGTPGGLGVWRIKPAEEQDQAYFFWPADGIEVLTTTGHLARIGTVLRAVSAPEPTDDPGRVRVGQFGTQQIVPITPAELHERVETHEIVRLFGREVPVEVLSNSDSGHIRLRIAPPGAEFLIARDLLRNDDDARLPVQAWAADGAAPPLLPVAVLAEVPAAGVARVRLVPGAILAAPAERVATQRQTLVHYYRVQGDEREPVSPARRDADGQITAVARMSALREWLLPAEDVTTATETEHRITWLGQPLTVRVLEEVEAPPGQVAVRTLPPHDTVAIAADRVRSERRIEPQWANYLNVFRVEPLHKYVLNTLFITSLSILGNVLSCGLVGYAFARLQFRGRDTLFLVLLSTMMLPSTITFLPTYILYVKIGWLDTYYPLIVPTFLATSAFFVFLYRQFFMTIPLDLEDAARIDGCDPLRTFWHIMLPMARPAVITVTVFTFMAAWNDFMGPLLYLNTDEYQTLAYGLYSFKTSFGYKFPHYMMAASTMMMIPTLIIFFLAQNAFMRGVVVTGVKG comes from the coding sequence ATGATGCCCCTGTCCAAACCCGCGGCCGAGCGGCTGCACAAGGTTACGCTCACGGGTGTCTTGATTCTCGGCGCAATACCCATCGCGCTACCCTTCCTCTGGCTGGTGCTGTCCAGTCTCAAGACGGCCGACACCGTGCTCAGCGAGAACCCGGAGTGGCTTCCGATCCAGCAGCGCTACGAAGTCGGCGCCACCACGATCGACGGCGCGGCACAGCCGGTCACCATTGTGGATCGCGGCACACCGGGAGGACTCGGCGTCTGGCGCATCAAGCCCGCGGAGGAGCAGGATCAGGCCTACTTCTTCTGGCCGGCCGATGGGATCGAGGTCCTGACAACCACCGGGCACCTCGCCCGCATCGGGACGGTCCTGCGCGCAGTGAGCGCACCGGAACCGACGGACGATCCCGGCCGGGTGCGCGTCGGCCAATTCGGCACCCAGCAGATCGTGCCCATCACCCCGGCAGAACTGCACGAGCGCGTGGAAACCCACGAAATCGTGCGTCTCTTCGGTCGCGAAGTTCCGGTGGAGGTCCTGTCCAACTCGGACTCCGGCCACATCCGGCTGCGCATCGCACCACCGGGGGCGGAGTTCCTGATCGCACGCGACCTACTGCGGAACGACGACGATGCACGGCTGCCGGTTCAGGCGTGGGCGGCCGATGGGGCCGCACCGCCGCTGTTGCCGGTCGCAGTGCTGGCTGAGGTGCCCGCGGCCGGGGTCGCCCGTGTGCGGCTGGTGCCCGGGGCGATCCTCGCGGCGCCGGCCGAGCGGGTGGCTACCCAGCGCCAGACACTCGTGCATTACTACCGGGTACAGGGCGACGAGCGCGAGCCGGTCAGCCCGGCCCGGCGCGACGCGGATGGACAGATCACGGCCGTCGCGCGCATGAGCGCGCTGCGCGAGTGGTTGCTGCCGGCCGAAGATGTCACCACGGCGACGGAAACGGAGCACCGCATCACATGGCTGGGCCAGCCGCTCACCGTCCGGGTGCTCGAAGAGGTGGAGGCCCCGCCGGGGCAAGTCGCGGTGCGCACCCTTCCTCCCCATGACACCGTAGCGATCGCCGCGGACCGCGTGCGCTCGGAGCGCCGCATCGAACCGCAGTGGGCCAACTACCTGAATGTCTTCCGGGTGGAGCCGCTGCACAAGTACGTGCTGAATACACTGTTCATCACGTCACTGTCGATCCTGGGGAACGTTCTGAGCTGCGGACTGGTCGGGTACGCCTTCGCACGGCTCCAGTTTCGCGGCCGGGACACGCTGTTCCTCGTGCTCCTTTCGACCATGATGCTCCCAAGCACGATCACGTTCCTCCCGACGTATATCCTGTACGTCAAGATCGGTTGGCTTGACACCTACTATCCGCTGATCGTTCCGACGTTTCTCGCCACCTCGGCATTCTTCGTATTCCTCTACCGCCAGTTTTTCATGACGATTCCGCTCGACCTCGAAGACGCCGCCCGCATCGACGGCTGCGATCCCTTGCGCACCTTCTGGCACATCATGCTGCCCATGGCGCGGCCGGCGGTCATCACGGTCACGGTCTTCACTTTCATGGCGGCGTGGAACGATTTCATGGGTCCGCTGCTTTACCTGAATACCGACGAATACCAGACCCTGGCTTACGGTCTGTACAGCTTCAAGACCTCGTTCGGATACAAGTTCCCGCACTACATGATGGCCGCCAGCACGATGATGATGATCCCCACGTTGATCATCTTCTTCCTGGCGCAGAACGCGTTCATGCGCGGGGTGGTGGTCACCGGCGTGAAGGGCTAG
- a CDS encoding extracellular solute-binding protein, whose translation MDRFGDPTRWMLAGLLVVASLLYLVLPRPPRGTTTDEQGVQRTIITVIGGAFERDRQMWQAIEAGFERDHPEIDLQVMRGGGTQRKIDTMIAGGVAPDILEVQWEQVQHYMDAGALLDLAPFVAADPDLQRDIHGYTDHTGRRHPPDFFEFAMEAFREGGHQYALPGWYINFFFFYNRTLFDKYNVPYPDDEWDWQGLRERAIALTRDRAGRPIRIPRRHPDGRLVTDAQGWVVYRDNPEAAAIPHDFGFTFATWQHGPENFVRQNGGSFFADVGQPTERVEIGPATLDALWYLYEVALVNRTQPNEFVAPGATQDAAFRAGRVAMLGPVNVSVLLDARDRYNEFAWDVAPLPKGPDGTRAALVSPTGLGVSSQSRNPDAAFTFVKWFSSQRGAAVLSRWPLFVPPRRSVALSEEYFLEPGAKPDSKWAMVHDVSYPYTDPRTGESQIGYTVLPGAASIRAGDVLGAISQGTSELYYFGRFTRDHFDRFQRAHQRPPTEEEALDLHRAAFAEGVAQIGDHAEKAYRWARTYASTGRTATTYGAWQLWLPLVGVLVVASGLFVWRMLRHPIRLGPLERSQQRWGYLLVSPWLVGFLCLTAGPMLFSIGLSFCQWESLGSLRDAEFIGLENYKRALLGDDPLFYTSLRATLQYTVLAVPLTVIGGLTLALLMNSKVPGINLWRTFYFVPSILPVVAVVVLYFYLFNPNQGWVNHALRFLGWENPPAWLTSDQKLLFIPAPMWMFILMHLWAVGGSMIIYLGALQGIPTQLYEAAEVDGANRWRRFWNVTLPMISPVLFFMLIMGIIGSFQVFTNAYVLFESGGGPNNSTLFYVLHLFNEAVNRYRFGYGAALAWILFLIILVFTALIFKSSPLWVYYEGQRERRNAAAPAPLTPAAPTTPGVRP comes from the coding sequence ATGGATCGCTTTGGTGACCCCACCCGCTGGATGCTCGCCGGGCTGCTGGTCGTGGCCAGCCTGCTTTACCTAGTGCTACCGCGGCCACCACGCGGCACAACCACCGACGAGCAGGGCGTCCAGCGCACGATCATCACAGTGATCGGCGGCGCTTTCGAGCGCGACCGCCAGATGTGGCAAGCGATTGAGGCGGGCTTCGAGCGCGATCATCCCGAGATCGACCTCCAAGTGATGCGCGGCGGGGGAACCCAGCGCAAAATCGACACCATGATCGCCGGCGGCGTGGCACCCGACATCCTCGAAGTGCAATGGGAGCAGGTCCAGCACTACATGGACGCCGGCGCCCTGCTGGACCTGGCACCGTTCGTGGCCGCCGACCCGGACCTCCAGCGCGACATTCACGGCTATACCGACCACACCGGCCGGAGGCACCCGCCGGACTTCTTCGAATTCGCCATGGAGGCGTTTCGCGAAGGCGGGCACCAGTACGCCTTGCCGGGGTGGTACATCAACTTCTTCTTCTTCTACAACCGCACCCTCTTCGACAAGTACAACGTTCCCTACCCCGACGATGAGTGGGACTGGCAGGGCCTGCGCGAACGGGCCATCGCCCTCACTCGCGACCGTGCCGGCCGGCCGATCCGCATTCCACGACGTCACCCGGACGGCCGTCTCGTCACCGATGCGCAGGGCTGGGTGGTCTATCGCGACAATCCGGAAGCTGCCGCGATTCCGCACGATTTCGGCTTCACCTTCGCGACGTGGCAACACGGCCCAGAGAACTTCGTGCGACAGAACGGGGGGAGCTTCTTCGCGGATGTCGGCCAACCCACCGAGCGGGTGGAGATCGGCCCGGCCACCCTGGACGCCCTCTGGTACCTGTACGAAGTGGCACTGGTAAACCGCACACAGCCGAACGAATTCGTCGCCCCCGGGGCAACCCAGGATGCCGCATTCCGCGCCGGCCGCGTCGCGATGCTCGGTCCGGTCAATGTATCCGTGTTGCTGGACGCGCGCGATCGCTACAACGAATTCGCCTGGGATGTAGCGCCCTTGCCGAAAGGCCCCGACGGTACGCGGGCGGCCCTGGTGTCGCCGACCGGGCTGGGCGTGTCGAGCCAGTCCCGGAATCCCGACGCGGCCTTCACCTTTGTCAAATGGTTCTCCAGCCAGCGGGGGGCCGCGGTGCTTAGCCGCTGGCCACTCTTTGTGCCACCGCGGCGCAGCGTGGCACTCAGCGAGGAATACTTCCTGGAGCCCGGCGCCAAGCCCGACTCGAAGTGGGCCATGGTGCACGATGTCAGCTACCCCTACACCGATCCGCGCACCGGAGAATCACAGATCGGCTACACGGTGCTGCCGGGTGCTGCGAGCATCCGCGCCGGCGACGTGCTCGGCGCCATCAGCCAGGGTACTTCCGAACTGTACTACTTCGGCCGCTTCACGCGCGACCATTTCGACCGCTTCCAGCGCGCTCACCAGCGTCCCCCCACCGAGGAGGAAGCGCTCGATCTGCACCGCGCGGCTTTCGCAGAGGGTGTCGCACAGATCGGGGACCACGCCGAGAAGGCCTACCGCTGGGCGCGTACCTACGCGAGTACCGGGCGCACCGCAACCACCTACGGGGCCTGGCAGCTCTGGCTGCCGCTCGTAGGTGTGCTGGTGGTAGCGAGCGGCCTGTTCGTGTGGCGGATGCTGCGCCATCCGATCCGCCTGGGGCCGCTCGAGCGCAGCCAGCAGCGCTGGGGCTACCTGCTCGTGAGCCCGTGGCTCGTGGGCTTCCTCTGTCTGACGGCCGGGCCGATGCTCTTCTCGATCGGACTGAGTTTCTGCCAGTGGGAGAGTCTGGGCAGTCTGCGGGACGCGGAGTTCATCGGCCTCGAAAACTACAAACGCGCCCTGCTCGGAGACGACCCGCTCTTCTACACCTCGCTGCGCGCGACCTTGCAATACACCGTGCTGGCCGTCCCTTTGACGGTCATCGGCGGGCTGACGCTGGCCCTCCTGATGAATTCGAAGGTGCCGGGGATCAACCTCTGGCGCACTTTCTATTTCGTGCCGTCGATCCTGCCGGTGGTGGCGGTGGTGGTGCTCTACTTCTACCTCTTCAACCCCAATCAGGGCTGGGTCAATCACGCCCTGCGTTTTCTCGGCTGGGAGAATCCCCCGGCCTGGCTGACATCGGACCAAAAGCTGCTGTTCATCCCGGCGCCCATGTGGATGTTCATCCTCATGCACCTCTGGGCGGTCGGCGGCAGCATGATCATCTACCTCGGCGCCTTGCAGGGCATTCCGACGCAACTTTACGAAGCCGCGGAGGTGGACGGCGCCAATCGCTGGCGCCGCTTCTGGAATGTCACCCTGCCCATGATCTCACCGGTGCTCTTCTTCATGCTCATCATGGGCATCATCGGCTCGTTCCAGGTCTTCACCAACGCCTACGTGCTGTTCGAATCCGGCGGGGGGCCAAACAACTCGACCTTGTTCTACGTGCTGCACCTCTTCAACGAGGCCGTCAACCGCTACCGCTTTGGCTACGGGGCCGCCCTGGCGTGGATCCTCTTCCTGATCATCCTCGTCTTCACCGCGCTGATCTTCAAAAGCTCGCCCCTGTGGGTCTATTACGAAGGCCAGCGTGAACGCCGCAACGCGGCCGCACCCGCACCCCTTACGCCGGCCGCACCGACGACCCCGGGGGTACGACCATGA
- a CDS encoding bifunctional acetate--CoA ligase family protein/GNAT family N-acetyltransferase, whose amino-acid sequence MSVRNLEFLFQPSAIAVLGASNAPLSIGGLVLRNLLRSGFDGPIMPVNPKYEAVAGVLAYPDVASLPVTPDLAVVCTPPNTVPGLIADLGARGTRSAAVVTAGLAGLKQPDGRTLQQALLDAARPHCLRVLGPNCVGLLVPGIGMNATFAHTDLAAGSVAFVSQSGGFCTATIDWAKDRGIGFSHFVSLGDSADIDFGDILDYLGSAAETSAILLYMESIGADEARKFMSAARAAARNKPIIAIKAGRNAEGARAAASHTGALAGSDNVYDAALRRAGILRVDDLHELFDAVETLARARPLQGERLAILTNGGGPGVIATDALVAGGGTLAEFTPETLRQLDLLLPRIWSHGNPVDMVGDADAARYAQTLALLLADPGTDAVLVMNAPSAPAPPELAARGIVETIRQATKPVLTSWLGGAAAGRARRIFAEAGIATYDTPESAVRAFLHMVHYRRNQEILAQTPASAPTDFTPTVGAARAVIEQVLEEGRDLLTEPEAKQVLAAYGIPIVPTRVAATPAEAAEIAAELGPPIALKILSPDITHKSDVGGVVLGLSDAKGVRAAATAMQNRIAAAYPQARLTGFSVQKMAQRPHAHELIIGMTTDAIFGPVILFGRGGTAVEVIGDRAVALPPLNMSLARHLIARTQVFKLLGGYRDRPPADLTALCLTLTQVSQLIVDRPEVAELDINPLFADNLGVLALDARIKVAPAGQVTSGHKRLAIRPYPRHLEEYFKLADGRRVFVRPIRPEDAPAHAAFVARVPPEDLRFRLLGVVRDIPPSELARLTQIDYDREMAFIAIDEHGAAGPETLAVVRTVTNPDNTRAHFAIMVRADWQRSGLGTQLLRKMIQYCRNRGTHELVADLLPDNAATLALARKLGFTATLVPDKHLCRLHLELHAPPVAAQVDG is encoded by the coding sequence ATGAGTGTTCGTAATCTCGAATTCCTTTTCCAGCCCAGTGCCATCGCCGTGCTCGGAGCGTCCAATGCTCCCCTCAGCATCGGTGGGCTTGTGCTGCGCAACCTGTTGCGTTCCGGTTTTGACGGCCCCATCATGCCCGTCAATCCCAAATACGAGGCCGTCGCGGGTGTCCTCGCATATCCCGACGTCGCGAGTTTGCCCGTCACGCCCGATCTCGCTGTTGTCTGCACCCCCCCCAACACCGTTCCCGGCCTCATCGCCGATCTCGGCGCCCGAGGGACACGTTCCGCGGCCGTCGTGACCGCCGGGCTGGCCGGCCTGAAACAACCCGATGGGCGAACGCTTCAGCAGGCGCTGCTCGATGCCGCCCGGCCGCATTGTCTGCGCGTGCTGGGGCCGAACTGTGTCGGCCTGCTGGTGCCGGGGATCGGGATGAATGCGACTTTTGCGCACACGGACCTGGCCGCCGGTTCCGTGGCGTTTGTCTCGCAATCGGGTGGTTTCTGCACGGCCACGATCGATTGGGCGAAAGATCGCGGTATCGGCTTCTCGCATTTCGTCTCCTTGGGGGACTCGGCCGACATCGATTTCGGCGACATCCTCGACTATCTCGGCAGCGCCGCGGAAACCAGCGCGATCCTGCTGTACATGGAGTCCATCGGAGCGGACGAGGCGCGGAAATTCATGTCGGCGGCGCGTGCCGCGGCCCGCAACAAGCCCATTATTGCAATCAAGGCGGGGCGCAACGCGGAAGGTGCCCGAGCGGCGGCGTCCCACACCGGGGCATTGGCGGGTTCGGACAACGTCTACGATGCGGCCTTGCGGCGCGCCGGCATTCTACGCGTCGATGATTTGCACGAGTTGTTCGACGCCGTGGAGACGCTTGCGCGGGCCCGTCCGTTGCAGGGTGAGCGGCTGGCGATTCTGACCAACGGGGGTGGCCCCGGTGTCATCGCGACCGATGCGCTGGTTGCCGGTGGCGGTACTCTGGCGGAATTCACCCCGGAGACCCTGCGGCAGCTCGACCTGCTGCTGCCGCGCATCTGGTCACACGGCAACCCGGTGGACATGGTGGGGGATGCGGATGCGGCCCGCTACGCGCAGACGCTTGCGCTCCTGCTCGCGGACCCCGGTACGGACGCCGTGCTGGTGATGAACGCGCCCAGCGCGCCGGCGCCGCCGGAGCTGGCGGCCCGCGGCATCGTCGAGACGATCCGGCAGGCGACCAAACCGGTCCTCACGAGTTGGCTGGGTGGCGCCGCCGCGGGTCGTGCGCGGCGCATCTTCGCTGAGGCGGGCATCGCCACCTACGACACGCCCGAAAGTGCCGTGCGTGCGTTCCTGCACATGGTGCACTACCGCCGGAACCAGGAGATCCTCGCGCAGACACCGGCTTCGGCCCCCACGGATTTCACTCCGACCGTCGGTGCGGCCCGGGCCGTCATCGAGCAGGTCCTGGAGGAAGGCCGTGATCTGCTGACCGAGCCCGAGGCCAAGCAGGTGCTGGCGGCCTATGGCATACCGATCGTACCGACGCGTGTGGCGGCCACACCGGCCGAGGCCGCCGAGATTGCCGCAGAACTCGGGCCGCCGATCGCGCTCAAGATTCTCTCTCCCGACATCACGCACAAATCCGACGTCGGAGGTGTCGTACTGGGCCTGTCGGATGCGAAGGGTGTGCGCGCCGCCGCGACGGCCATGCAGAATCGCATTGCCGCCGCTTATCCGCAGGCGCGCCTCACCGGCTTTTCTGTCCAGAAGATGGCGCAGCGCCCGCACGCTCACGAGCTGATCATCGGCATGACGACCGACGCGATCTTCGGCCCGGTGATCCTCTTCGGGCGTGGTGGTACGGCGGTCGAAGTGATTGGCGACCGGGCGGTCGCATTGCCACCGCTGAACATGAGTCTCGCGCGACACCTGATCGCGCGGACGCAGGTCTTCAAGCTGCTTGGGGGTTACCGCGACCGGCCGCCGGCAGACCTCACGGCGCTGTGCCTGACCCTGACGCAGGTGTCACAACTCATCGTCGACCGGCCCGAGGTGGCGGAACTGGATATCAACCCGCTGTTCGCCGACAACCTCGGGGTGCTCGCGCTCGACGCGCGCATCAAGGTGGCCCCCGCCGGGCAGGTCACGAGCGGTCACAAGCGTCTCGCGATTCGGCCCTATCCGCGGCACCTCGAGGAATACTTCAAGCTCGCGGACGGACGGCGCGTATTCGTGCGTCCGATCCGACCGGAGGACGCCCCGGCGCACGCCGCATTTGTTGCCCGGGTGCCGCCCGAGGATCTGCGTTTTCGCCTGCTGGGCGTGGTACGTGATATTCCCCCCTCGGAGCTGGCGCGACTGACCCAGATCGACTACGACCGCGAGATGGCTTTCATCGCGATCGACGAACACGGAGCGGCGGGTCCGGAGACTCTCGCGGTGGTACGGACCGTGACGAATCCCGACAACACGCGGGCCCATTTCGCGATCATGGTGCGGGCCGACTGGCAGCGCAGCGGGCTGGGCACGCAACTGTTGCGCAAGATGATCCAGTACTGCCGGAATCGCGGCACACACGAGCTGGTGGCCGATCTGCTACCCGACAATGCCGCCACGCTGGCCCTGGCCCGCAAGCTCGGTTTTACGGCGACTCTCGTGCCCGACAAGCACCTCTGCCGGTTGCACCTGGAGCTGCATGCACCTCCGGTGGCCGCGCAGGTGGACGGATAA